From Andrena cerasifolii isolate SP2316 chromosome 12, iyAndCera1_principal, whole genome shotgun sequence, a single genomic window includes:
- the LOC143375130 gene encoding dual specificity protein phosphatase 3 isoform X1: protein MRSTWRDRDRDFQKHLPDGETTQYHLIETLRRTQTDNNPTPGYDPDHNDVYMLNLDCDEVYPGIFIGDAVTAKNKKYLKILGITHLLNAAEGNGYGFVNTDENYYADIKIKYLGLPLADLFKTDISKYFYTAADFIDDAVSTGGKVFVNCIVGMSRSATCVLAYLMIKKEMLAVDAVRLVRKNRYIQPNDGFLHQLAQLDNQLRRLRL from the exons ATGCGAAGCACATGGAGGGACAGGGACCGG GACTTCCAAAAGCATCTACCTGATGGCGAAACTACCCAATATCACTTAATAGAGACCTTGCGTAGAACACAGACCGATAATAATCCTACGCCAGGGTACGATCCTGATCATAACGATGTTTATATGCTCAACCTCGACTGCGACGAAGTGTACCCTGGAATATTCATTGGTGATGC GGTTACGGCGAAGAACAAGAAATACCTTAAAATATTAGGTATAACGCACTTGCTCAATGCCGCCGAAGGAAATGGATATGGATTTGTAAATACAGATGAGAATTACTATGCagatataaaaataaagtaCCTTGGTCTGCCGCTCGCGGACTTGTTCAAAACGGATATTAGCAAGTACTTTTACACCGCTGCGGACTTTATTGACGATGCTGTTTCTACGGGAG GTAAAGTTTTTGTGAATTGCATAGTGGGAATGTCTCGCAGCGCGACGTGTGTATTAGCGTACTTAATGATAAAGAAAGAAATGCTGGCTGTCGACGCTGTTCGTTTAGTTCGTAAGAACCGTTATATTCAGCCGAACGATGGCTTCCTTCATCAGCTGGCGCAACTAGATAATCAGCTGCGGAGACTACGTTTGTAA
- the LOC143375130 gene encoding dual specificity protein phosphatase 3 isoform X2 has product MDSHLRNDFQKHLPDGETTQYHLIETLRRTQTDNNPTPGYDPDHNDVYMLNLDCDEVYPGIFIGDAVTAKNKKYLKILGITHLLNAAEGNGYGFVNTDENYYADIKIKYLGLPLADLFKTDISKYFYTAADFIDDAVSTGGKVFVNCIVGMSRSATCVLAYLMIKKEMLAVDAVRLVRKNRYIQPNDGFLHQLAQLDNQLRRLRL; this is encoded by the exons ATGGACAGTCACCTAAGAAAC GACTTCCAAAAGCATCTACCTGATGGCGAAACTACCCAATATCACTTAATAGAGACCTTGCGTAGAACACAGACCGATAATAATCCTACGCCAGGGTACGATCCTGATCATAACGATGTTTATATGCTCAACCTCGACTGCGACGAAGTGTACCCTGGAATATTCATTGGTGATGC GGTTACGGCGAAGAACAAGAAATACCTTAAAATATTAGGTATAACGCACTTGCTCAATGCCGCCGAAGGAAATGGATATGGATTTGTAAATACAGATGAGAATTACTATGCagatataaaaataaagtaCCTTGGTCTGCCGCTCGCGGACTTGTTCAAAACGGATATTAGCAAGTACTTTTACACCGCTGCGGACTTTATTGACGATGCTGTTTCTACGGGAG GTAAAGTTTTTGTGAATTGCATAGTGGGAATGTCTCGCAGCGCGACGTGTGTATTAGCGTACTTAATGATAAAGAAAGAAATGCTGGCTGTCGACGCTGTTCGTTTAGTTCGTAAGAACCGTTATATTCAGCCGAACGATGGCTTCCTTCATCAGCTGGCGCAACTAGATAATCAGCTGCGGAGACTACGTTTGTAA
- the Shrb gene encoding charged multivesicular body protein shrub, whose translation MSFFSKVFGGKKEAATLTTAEAIQKLRETEDMLIKKQVFLESKIELEIQTAKAKGTKNKRAAIQALKRKKRYEKQLQQIDGTLSTIEMQREALESANTNTAVLTTMKNASDAMKTVHQNMDVDQVHDMMDDIAEQQDVAREISDAISNPVAFGQDIDEEELEKELEELEQEALDKELLGIESTDELPSVPATAIPAAPARTRTKAKPEEDEDLKELEAWAS comes from the exons ATGAGCTTCTTTAGCAAGGTGTTCGGCGGTAAGAAGGAGGCGGCCACTTTAACAACGGCCGAGGCGATACAGAAGTTACGGGAGACCGAGGATATGTTGATAAAGAAGCAGGTCTTTCTTGAGAGTAAGATCGAGTTAGAGATTCAGACCGCTAAGGCAAAAGGAACGAAAAACAAGAGAG CCGCGATTCAAGCTCTCAAAAGGAAGAAACGATATGAAAAACAGTTGCAACAGATCGATGGCACGTTGTCGACGATTGAAATGCAACGGGAAGCACTGGAAAGTGCGAATACGAATACCGCTGTGCTTACCACGATGAAGAATGCATCGGACGCGATGAAAACTGTTCATCAAAATAT GGATGTTGATCAAGTGCACGACATGATGGATGATATAGCCGAGCAACAGGACGTAGCTAGAGAAATTTCTGATGCGATATCCAATCCTGTGGCATTTGGCCAAGATATAGACGAGGAAGAACTGGAGAAAGAACTGGAGGAGctcgagcaagaggcactggaTAAGGAGTTGCTTGGTATTGAATCTACCGATGAACTTCCAAGTGTACCAGCCACTGCTATTCCAGCTGCGCCAGCCAGGACTCGCACAA AAGCCAAACCAGAAGAGGACGAAGACTTAAAGGAGCTAGAAGCGTGGGCATCGTAA
- the LOC143375114 gene encoding pyruvate dehydrogenase phosphatase regulatory subunit, mitochondrial-like isoform X1 translates to MRNFMPRHVCSRCLHTAVLRKRLLKINRNYSNTITCKNGMLASGDAEGDRDCSRFNDACKFSTQRTVLPTQSQIVIAGAGTVANSVAYHLVINGWNDVLVLEQNRLIIRGRNDYRDFCCRIASGTSHFGSGTLGLFKPISRRNLISYSIKLYQQLQEMGYDIGLRQCGSINLAQTKDRMIALKRRMAYNVPTGLHCEVLGKEELKRLHPYLNVEDIEGAVWVPEDAVANPSAICETLAKLAKIGGAKYVENCRVEEVSTENGAVRSIKTEHGVISCEYFVNCAGMWARELGLKCKPPVRIPAYPAEHFYAIASPFPPAVDSSIPCIRDFDSHSYMREWLGSLLVGWFELESKPAFENIPVPIKNWRKYLKNDRSHWKPLWNKVVHRLPILRDVKPTVHNCPDNFTPDGRWILGESPEVKNYFVAVGMNGNSLQGAGGIGKEVAECLINGEPTQELLPFSVQRFLDLHSSKQYLQQRTKEIVGRNYAILYPHQCEYKYARKLRCSPLYSVLEERGAIFGVKMAYERPLYFDSTYRRGQKKPVMPRGSFYKPKFFDFMKEEFVACKEGVGIIDMSSFSKIEIKSSRWEVVKYLQQLCSNDANVPVGCMVHTGMQNDRGGYENDCILVRQAENSYFMVSPTSQQTRIYQWMSRHLPADRSVGLNDVTSKYTVINLVGPKAPGLLSELANSNINLSPFTYKTVNVAYASDVMVMSFTNTGESGYCLYIPSEYALHVYSRLMEIGKDYGARDVGVLTQRFMRIEKFIPFWAEELTPFVTPYEAGCGYSVNLDKEYFIGKFALQRQKQRGVTKRLVLFVVNKLDIDKDVWPWGGEPIYRNNEFVGTVTSAGYGFAIEKHICIGFISSPGSRHPQPGASIVTTDFIMDPAARYAIDIAGTRFPAKPHIHPLPIPTLNSKLNKKYIPTPVIAYESDVSR, encoded by the exons ATGCGTAATTTCATGCCGAGGCACGTGTGTTCGCGATGCCTTCACACGGCAGTCTTGAGAAAGAGACTTTTGAAAATCAAcagaaattattcgaacactATAACCTGCAAGAATGGAATGCTCGCATCTGGAGATGCTGAGGGCGACAGGGACTGTAGCAGATTCAACGAtgcctgtaaattttcaactcAAAGAACAGTGCTACCCACTCAATCGCAAATTGTTATTGCTGGCGCTGGAACAGTTGCCAATTCAGTTGCCTATCATCTTGTTATTAATGGGTGGAATGACGTGCTGGTCCTGgaacaaaatag ATTAATAATTAGAGGAAGGAATGATTACAGAGATTTTTGCTGCAGGATCGCAAGTGGAACGTCCCATTTCGGCTCCGGAACCCTTGGTCTCTTTAAACCAATATCACGCAGAAACTTGATCTCTTACAGTATTAAATTGTACCAGCAGCTACAAGAAATGGGGTACGATATCGGACTGAGGCAGTGCGGCAGCATAAACTTAGCTCAAACCAAAGATAGAATGATAGCTTTAAAACGAAGGATGGCTTATAATGTGCCCACAGGTTTACACTGCGAG GTCTTAGGAAAGGAGGAACTAAAACGATTACACCCGTATTTGAACGTCGAGGATATCGAAGGTGCGGTTTGGGTACCGGAAGACGCTGTTGCCAATCCTAGCGCGATTTGCGAGACTCTAGCTAAATTAGCGAAGATTGGTGGAGCAAAGTATGTGGAGAACTGCAGGGTAGAAGAAGTGTCCACCGAGAATGGAGCTGTGAGGAGTATCAAAACTGAGCATGGCGttatttcctgcgaatatttcgtCAATTGCGCAGGAATG TGGGCACGTGAATTAGGACTGAAATGCAAGCCGCCAGTCAGAATCCCAGCGTACCCTGCGGAACATTTTTACGCAATCGCGTCTCCTTTCCCACCTGCTGTCGACTCAAGCATACCGTGCATACGAGACTTTGATTCACACTCGTACATGAGAGAGTGGCTAG GAAGCTTATTAGTTGGTTGGTTCGAACTAGAATCGAAACCGGCATTCGAGAATATTCCCGTGCCTATAAAGAATTGGAGAAAGTATCTGAAGAACGATCGTTCGCACTGGAAACCATTGTGGAATAAAGTGGTACACCGATTACCGATCCTGAGGGATGTGAAACCTACTGTGCATAACTGTCCTGATAACTTTACGCCCGATGGTAGGTGGATACTAGGGGAAAGCCCAGAAGTGAAGAATTACTTCGTCGCTGTCGGCATGAATGGAAATTCATTGCAAG GGGCGGGAGGAATAGGTAAAGAAGTCGCAGAGTGCCTAATAAACGGTGAACCCACGCAAGAATTACTCCCCTTTAGCGTGCAAAGATTCCTCGATTTACATAGCAGTAAACAATATTTACAGCAAAGGACGAAGGAAATAGTTGGTAGAAATTACGCGATCCTGTACCCTCACCAATGCGAATATAAATATGCTCGGAAGCTGCGTTGCTCGCCTTTATACTCCGTTCTCGAGGAACGGGGGGCGATATTTGGAGTGAAAATGGCTTACGAGCGACCACTTTACTTCGACTCGACTTATAGAA GGGGGCAGAAGAAGCCGGTCATGCCGCGAGGCAGTTTTTACAAACCAAAGTTCTTCGATTTCATGAAGGAGGAATTTGTAGCGTGCAAAGAAGGTGTAGGGATAATAGATATGAGTTCCTTTTCAAAGATCGAAATTAAA TCTAGTCGCTGGGAAGTTGTAAAGTATCTACAACAATTGTGTTCCAATGATGCGAACGTACCAGTCGGCTGTATGGTGCATACAGGAATGCAAAATGACAGAGGAGGGTACGAAAATGACTGCATTCTGGTAAGGCAGGCAGAGAACAGTTATTTTATGGTTTCGCCTACGTCCCAACAAACGCGTATTTACCAATGGATGTCTAG ACATTTGCCAGCAGATCGCTCGGTGGGTCTTAACGACGTAACTTCGAAGTATACTGTCATCAACTTGGTAGGGCCCAAAGCACCGGGACTACTTTCAGAACTTGCAAATTCCAACATTAATCTCTCCCCTTTCACGTACAAG ACCGTAAATGTGGCATATGCCTCGGACGTGATGGTAATGTCGTTTACAAACACCGGCGAGTCTGGTTATTGCTTATATATACCTTCAGAATACGCGCTTCACGTATACTCCAGATTAATGGAAATCGGCAAAGACTATGGGGCGCGAGACGTGGGTGTACTCACGCAACGTTTCATGCGGATAGAAAAATTTATCCCTTTCTGGGCGGAGGAACTGACGCCATTCGTTACCCCGTACGAAGCTGGATGTGGGTACAGCGTAAACTTAGAT AAAGAGTACTTTATTGGCAAGTTTGCTTTACAACGTCAAAAGCAGCGGGGCGTGACAAAGCGATTAGTATTATTCGTTGTCAACAAACTGGACATCGACAAGGACGTCTGGCCATGGGGCGGCGAGCCGATCTATCGGAACAATGAATTCGTAGGAACAGTGACATCAGCTGG ATATGGTTTTGCAATAGAGAAACATATCTGTATTGGATTCATCAGTTCTCCTGGATCAAGACATCCGCAACCTGGTGCAAGCATCGTTACGACAGATTTTATAATGGACCCAGCAGCCCGTTACGCTATCGATATCGCCGGAACCAGATTCCCTGCTAAACCCCACATTCATCCCTTGCCTATACCGACGTTGAATagtaaattaaacaaaaaatatatcccCACACCCGTTATTGCGTATGAGAGCGatgtgtctcgttaa
- the LOC143375114 gene encoding pyruvate dehydrogenase phosphatase regulatory subunit, mitochondrial-like isoform X2, with translation MRNFMPRHVCSRCLHTAVLRKRLLKINRNYSNTITCKNGMLASGDAEGDRDCSRFNDACKFSTQRTVLPTQSQIVIAGAGTVANSVAYHLVINGWNDVLVLEQNRIASGTSHFGSGTLGLFKPISRRNLISYSIKLYQQLQEMGYDIGLRQCGSINLAQTKDRMIALKRRMAYNVPTGLHCEVLGKEELKRLHPYLNVEDIEGAVWVPEDAVANPSAICETLAKLAKIGGAKYVENCRVEEVSTENGAVRSIKTEHGVISCEYFVNCAGMWARELGLKCKPPVRIPAYPAEHFYAIASPFPPAVDSSIPCIRDFDSHSYMREWLGSLLVGWFELESKPAFENIPVPIKNWRKYLKNDRSHWKPLWNKVVHRLPILRDVKPTVHNCPDNFTPDGRWILGESPEVKNYFVAVGMNGNSLQGAGGIGKEVAECLINGEPTQELLPFSVQRFLDLHSSKQYLQQRTKEIVGRNYAILYPHQCEYKYARKLRCSPLYSVLEERGAIFGVKMAYERPLYFDSTYRRGQKKPVMPRGSFYKPKFFDFMKEEFVACKEGVGIIDMSSFSKIEIKSSRWEVVKYLQQLCSNDANVPVGCMVHTGMQNDRGGYENDCILVRQAENSYFMVSPTSQQTRIYQWMSRHLPADRSVGLNDVTSKYTVINLVGPKAPGLLSELANSNINLSPFTYKTVNVAYASDVMVMSFTNTGESGYCLYIPSEYALHVYSRLMEIGKDYGARDVGVLTQRFMRIEKFIPFWAEELTPFVTPYEAGCGYSVNLDKEYFIGKFALQRQKQRGVTKRLVLFVVNKLDIDKDVWPWGGEPIYRNNEFVGTVTSAGYGFAIEKHICIGFISSPGSRHPQPGASIVTTDFIMDPAARYAIDIAGTRFPAKPHIHPLPIPTLNSKLNKKYIPTPVIAYESDVSR, from the exons ATGCGTAATTTCATGCCGAGGCACGTGTGTTCGCGATGCCTTCACACGGCAGTCTTGAGAAAGAGACTTTTGAAAATCAAcagaaattattcgaacactATAACCTGCAAGAATGGAATGCTCGCATCTGGAGATGCTGAGGGCGACAGGGACTGTAGCAGATTCAACGAtgcctgtaaattttcaactcAAAGAACAGTGCTACCCACTCAATCGCAAATTGTTATTGCTGGCGCTGGAACAGTTGCCAATTCAGTTGCCTATCATCTTGTTATTAATGGGTGGAATGACGTGCTGGTCCTGgaacaaaatag GATCGCAAGTGGAACGTCCCATTTCGGCTCCGGAACCCTTGGTCTCTTTAAACCAATATCACGCAGAAACTTGATCTCTTACAGTATTAAATTGTACCAGCAGCTACAAGAAATGGGGTACGATATCGGACTGAGGCAGTGCGGCAGCATAAACTTAGCTCAAACCAAAGATAGAATGATAGCTTTAAAACGAAGGATGGCTTATAATGTGCCCACAGGTTTACACTGCGAG GTCTTAGGAAAGGAGGAACTAAAACGATTACACCCGTATTTGAACGTCGAGGATATCGAAGGTGCGGTTTGGGTACCGGAAGACGCTGTTGCCAATCCTAGCGCGATTTGCGAGACTCTAGCTAAATTAGCGAAGATTGGTGGAGCAAAGTATGTGGAGAACTGCAGGGTAGAAGAAGTGTCCACCGAGAATGGAGCTGTGAGGAGTATCAAAACTGAGCATGGCGttatttcctgcgaatatttcgtCAATTGCGCAGGAATG TGGGCACGTGAATTAGGACTGAAATGCAAGCCGCCAGTCAGAATCCCAGCGTACCCTGCGGAACATTTTTACGCAATCGCGTCTCCTTTCCCACCTGCTGTCGACTCAAGCATACCGTGCATACGAGACTTTGATTCACACTCGTACATGAGAGAGTGGCTAG GAAGCTTATTAGTTGGTTGGTTCGAACTAGAATCGAAACCGGCATTCGAGAATATTCCCGTGCCTATAAAGAATTGGAGAAAGTATCTGAAGAACGATCGTTCGCACTGGAAACCATTGTGGAATAAAGTGGTACACCGATTACCGATCCTGAGGGATGTGAAACCTACTGTGCATAACTGTCCTGATAACTTTACGCCCGATGGTAGGTGGATACTAGGGGAAAGCCCAGAAGTGAAGAATTACTTCGTCGCTGTCGGCATGAATGGAAATTCATTGCAAG GGGCGGGAGGAATAGGTAAAGAAGTCGCAGAGTGCCTAATAAACGGTGAACCCACGCAAGAATTACTCCCCTTTAGCGTGCAAAGATTCCTCGATTTACATAGCAGTAAACAATATTTACAGCAAAGGACGAAGGAAATAGTTGGTAGAAATTACGCGATCCTGTACCCTCACCAATGCGAATATAAATATGCTCGGAAGCTGCGTTGCTCGCCTTTATACTCCGTTCTCGAGGAACGGGGGGCGATATTTGGAGTGAAAATGGCTTACGAGCGACCACTTTACTTCGACTCGACTTATAGAA GGGGGCAGAAGAAGCCGGTCATGCCGCGAGGCAGTTTTTACAAACCAAAGTTCTTCGATTTCATGAAGGAGGAATTTGTAGCGTGCAAAGAAGGTGTAGGGATAATAGATATGAGTTCCTTTTCAAAGATCGAAATTAAA TCTAGTCGCTGGGAAGTTGTAAAGTATCTACAACAATTGTGTTCCAATGATGCGAACGTACCAGTCGGCTGTATGGTGCATACAGGAATGCAAAATGACAGAGGAGGGTACGAAAATGACTGCATTCTGGTAAGGCAGGCAGAGAACAGTTATTTTATGGTTTCGCCTACGTCCCAACAAACGCGTATTTACCAATGGATGTCTAG ACATTTGCCAGCAGATCGCTCGGTGGGTCTTAACGACGTAACTTCGAAGTATACTGTCATCAACTTGGTAGGGCCCAAAGCACCGGGACTACTTTCAGAACTTGCAAATTCCAACATTAATCTCTCCCCTTTCACGTACAAG ACCGTAAATGTGGCATATGCCTCGGACGTGATGGTAATGTCGTTTACAAACACCGGCGAGTCTGGTTATTGCTTATATATACCTTCAGAATACGCGCTTCACGTATACTCCAGATTAATGGAAATCGGCAAAGACTATGGGGCGCGAGACGTGGGTGTACTCACGCAACGTTTCATGCGGATAGAAAAATTTATCCCTTTCTGGGCGGAGGAACTGACGCCATTCGTTACCCCGTACGAAGCTGGATGTGGGTACAGCGTAAACTTAGAT AAAGAGTACTTTATTGGCAAGTTTGCTTTACAACGTCAAAAGCAGCGGGGCGTGACAAAGCGATTAGTATTATTCGTTGTCAACAAACTGGACATCGACAAGGACGTCTGGCCATGGGGCGGCGAGCCGATCTATCGGAACAATGAATTCGTAGGAACAGTGACATCAGCTGG ATATGGTTTTGCAATAGAGAAACATATCTGTATTGGATTCATCAGTTCTCCTGGATCAAGACATCCGCAACCTGGTGCAAGCATCGTTACGACAGATTTTATAATGGACCCAGCAGCCCGTTACGCTATCGATATCGCCGGAACCAGATTCCCTGCTAAACCCCACATTCATCCCTTGCCTATACCGACGTTGAATagtaaattaaacaaaaaatatatcccCACACCCGTTATTGCGTATGAGAGCGatgtgtctcgttaa
- the LOC143375131 gene encoding uncharacterized protein LOC143375131 — MWWFALLAYSFEILCIFMFIVYCTVTFLMVMCNTETEELRKCIVFHNRSPIAPAEAESHESVDDKLEVLTEKLTEKEHALQQSHCEIQNAEKVLNDLEKNTSTCRDRYRSLMVELKKDVRKTEDEEQISSLSVRRQALKHEVLQQQENYQKMLNKFTKELENKKTLFSTGTKKPSHPRVSCFPLV; from the exons ATGTGGTGGTTCGCACTGTTGGCCTACTCTTTCGAGATATTATGCATCTTTATGTTCATTGTGTACTGCACCGTCACCTTCCTGATGGTTATG TGCAATACTGAAACGGAGGAACTCCGAAAATGC ATCGTGTTCCATAACAGAAGCCCGATAGCCCCAGCGGAAGCTGAA AGCCACGAGAGCGTGGACGACAAACTGGAGGTGCTAACGGAGAAGCTCACTGAGAAGGAACACGCG TTGCAGCAATCCCACTGCGAGATCCAGAACGCGGAGAAGGTGTTGAACGATCTGGAGAAGAACACGTCGACCTGCCGGGATCGGTATCGATCGCTGATGGTCGAGCTGAAGAAGGACGTTCGAAAGACCGAGGACGAG GAGCAAATATCGAGCTTGTCGGTTCGACGCCAGGCTCTCAAACACGAAGTACTCCAG CAACAAGAAAATTACCAGAAGATGCTGAACAAGTTCACCAAGGAGCTGGAAAACAAAAAGACATTGTTCT CTACCGGCACCAAAAAGCCAAGCCATCCCCGCGTGAGTTGTTTTCCTTTAGTATGA
- the LOC143375135 gene encoding uncharacterized protein LOC143375135: METATHTCTPGAADIPGGDSIEDIAESVDELREKLANMKKLMEERKGTTLGEISARKRKETLDIIDGNFLSWIFGSALIVILSVSFYAFYNLYHAVLKKFPSHHTEL; this comes from the exons ATGGAGACAGCGACGCATACTTGCACGCCAGGAGCTGCCG ATATACCCGGTGGCGACTCGATCGAGGATATCGCGGAATCGGTGGACGAGCTGCGCGAGAAATTGGCGAACATGAAGAAGCTGATGGAGGAGCGAAAGGGCACCACCCTCGGCGAGATAAGCGCCAGGAAGAGAAAGGAGACCTTGGACATCATCGACGGTAACTTCCTATCCTGGATCTTCGGCTCGGCGCTCATCGTCATCCTCAGCGTCAGCTTCTACGCTTTTTACAATCTCTACCACGCGGTCCTGAAGAAATTCCCCTCGCACCACACGGAGCTTTAA